The Oreochromis niloticus isolate F11D_XX linkage group LG13, O_niloticus_UMD_NMBU, whole genome shotgun sequence genome has a window encoding:
- the LOC109204864 gene encoding uncharacterized protein LOC109204864, whose product MSDLDDFIRLYFRLSFSNKEILSILAHSHQTIISVRTLKRICKRLGLFRRKNQSNLEEVLAFVQQEIMTNGQMQGYRWLHLRAIQHGFVVSQDTVRCIIKLVDPQGVELRRARRLRRRQYSCRGPNALWHMDGYDKLKPYGIAISGCIDGFSRYVVWMEAYTTNNDPKLIASYFLKTVSCINGCPERLRADRGTENGCVEQMQMFLRRNHTDSFAGEKSFLYGRSTANQRIEGWWATLRKQSAQFWMNLFQSFQDDGHFTGDFLDKSLIQFCFLNLIQDELDEVVNTWNSHKIRPSGSAASGRPVVMYSFPELHSAEDRLKPISMEDITLCMEECSPKGQYPCDETVFELCCLLMVENEWDAPGDPLGAADLYIRLREEILQSI is encoded by the exons ATGTCAGATTTGGATGACTTTATAAGACTGTATTTCAGACTTTCCTTCAgtaacaaagaaatactttcaatTTTAGCACATAGTCATCAGACAATTATAAGTGTTCGAACTCTAAAGAGAATTTGTAAAAGACTTGGGCTCTTTAGAAGGAAGAATCAATCAAACTTGGAGGAAGTGCTAGCCTTTGTCCAACAAGAGATCATGACAAATGGACAGATGCAAGGTTATCGTTGGCTACATCTTCGTGCAATTCAACATGGATTTGTGGTGTCACAAGATACTGTAAGATGCATAATCAAATTGGTAGACCCTCAAGGTGTGGAACTGAGACGAGCTCGACGGTTGAGAAGACGTCAGTACAGCTGCAGAGGGCCAAATGCTCTCTGGCACATGGATGGCTATGACAAGTTGAAACCATATGGTATTGCTATCAGTGGCTGCATAGATGGTTTTAGCCGCTATGTTGTATGGATGGAGGCTTATACCACAAACAATGACCCTAAATTGATTGCAAgttattttctgaaaacagtTTCATGCATCAATGGATGTCCAGAGAGGTTACGTGCTGACCGAGGTACAGAAAATGGTTGTGTCGAACAAATGCAGATGTTTTTACGGAGAAACCACACAGACAGTTTTGCAGGTGAGAAAAGTTTCCTTTACGGAAGAAGTACAGCCAACCAACGTATAGAAGGATGGTGGGCTACCCTACGCAAACAGAGTGCACAATTTTGGATGAACTTATTTCAAAGTTTTCAGGATGATGGCCACTTCACAGGGGATTTTTTGGACAAAAGTCTTATCCAGTTCTGCTTTCTCAATCTTATTCAG GATGAACTTGATGAAGTTGTGAACACATGGAACTCGCACAAAATCCGGCCAAGTGGTAGTGCAGCATCGGGTCGACCAGTAGTAATGTACTCATTTCCAGAGCTGCACAGTGCTGAGGACAGACTGAAACCTATTTCTATGGAGGATATCACTTTGTGTATGGAAGAGTGTAGCCCAAAAGGTCAATACCCCTGTGATGAAACAGTCTTTGAACTGTGTTGTCTGCTTATGGTAGAAAATGAATGGGATGCCCCAGGAGATCCACTTGGTGCTGCAGATCTGTATATTAGGTTAAGAGAAGAAATACTGCAAAGTATTTAA
- the LOC109204863 gene encoding uncharacterized protein LOC109204863 isoform X2: protein MDDATLANYIPSYGDRIALFNFCKSKQPLSKRKLGLLQKLREKMKTRKESPKENTSHTDAGIRQTKKQKATRNVEIGWIHSDGKVAKQVRAKQGGGTRKIQMATDAGLKDILQEGKKLFFPDGISPKGCETDFEFEVWDFKQNHLTDDTCQSIGNMYEAARLTMLRFYIATKPKDPEEDASETSEVVFVSESSGSDSNPLQVGEVRGNFDEVITGSEISDDPEITFGPIFDAEEDTEDTLVYEGFLVPLSPPNSENVITITIRHTDTLRDMITAFSDAEILRKTLNVKRILPDNTEEPGTGSGILRDVLTCFWHEFYERCTLGATVKVPFIRHDFPAEKWKAVGRILLKGYEECQYFPNKLAIPFLEQVLFNGVYSDLKAHFLQFVSSQECDVLMEAVKNFSAVDLDDLVEVLDSYGCRKRITAETLPTILDEIAHKELVQKPMFVIDCWREIINPHISLSPEALTKLFSELQPTSKKCASS, encoded by the coding sequence ATGGATGATGCAACTTTGGCAAACTACATTCCCTCGTACGGAGACCGAATTGCCCTCTTCAATTTCTGCAAAAGCAAGCAACcactgtcaaaaagaaaactaggACTTCTGCAAAAACTTCGTGAGAAAATGAAAACCAGAAAAGAAAGTCCAAAGGAGAACACCTCACATACAGATGCAGGAATAAGACAGACAAAGAAGCAAAAAGCAACACGAAATGTTGAGATAGGATGGATACATAGTGATGGAAAAGTAGCCAAACAGGTGAGAGCGAAACAGGGAGGTGGCACTAGAAAAATTCAAATGGCCACTGATGCTGGATTAAAAGATATTCTTCAAGAAggaaagaaacttttttttcctgatggcATATCTCCTAAGGGATGTGAAACAGATTTTGAGTTTGAGGTTTGGGACTTTAAACAGAACCACCTTACTGATGATACCTGCCAGTCTATTGGCAATATGTATGAGGCAGCGAGACTGACAATGTTACGCTTCTACATCGCAACAAAACCAAAAGATCCTGAAGAAGATGCCAGCGAGACATCTGAAGTGGTGTTTGTCTCAGAAAGCAGTGGCAGTGATAGTAATCCATTGCAAGTGGGGGAAGTCAGGGGTAATTTTGATGAAGTCATCACTGGTTCAGAAATTTCAGATGATCCAGAAATAACTTTTGGGCCAATTTTTGATGCTGAAGAAGATACAGAAGACACATTAGTCTATGAGGGTTTTCTTGTACCCCTCAGTCCACCTAATTCAGAGAACGTAATAACAATCACCATACGTCATACTGACACTTTACGTGACATGATTACTGCTTTCTCTGATGCAGAGATTTtgagaaaaacactgaatgtgAAGCGCATACTTCCAGACAACACAGAAGAACCAGGCACTGGATCAGGAATACTAAGAGATGTACTCACATGCTTCTGGCATGAATTTTATGAGCGATGCACCCTAGGTGCAACAGTTAAAGTGCCATTCATTCGCCATGATTTTCCTGCTGAAAAATGGAAGGCAGTTGGGCGAATACTCTTGAAAGGTTATGAAGAATGTCAGTATTTTCCAAATAAACTTGCAATCCCTTTTCTGGAGCAAGTGCTTTTCAATGGTGTTTACAGTGATCTTAAAGCACACTTTCTACAGTTTGTCAGCAGCCAAGAATGTGATGTTTTGATGGAAGCAGTAAAAAATTTCTCTGCAGTTGACTTGGATGATCTTGTGGAAGTTCTTGACAGCTATGGCTGTAGAAAAAGAATCACTGCTGAGACTCTTCCTACAATCCTTGATGAAATAGCACACAAAGAACTTGTCCAAAAACCAATGTTTGTTATTGACTGCTGGAGGGAGATCATCAACCCCCATATCTCCCTCAGTCCGGAGGCACTGACCAAGTTATTCTCTGAACTGCAACCAACTTCAAAAAAGTGTGCCAGCTCCTGA
- the LOC109204863 gene encoding uncharacterized protein LOC109204863 isoform X1 → MVDISDFLRGRGVPEDAVLLMEEQKIDCDVIALMDDATLANYIPSYGDRIALFNFCKSKQPLSKRKLGLLQKLREKMKTRKESPKENTSHTDAGIRQTKKQKATRNVEIGWIHSDGKVAKQVRAKQGGGTRKIQMATDAGLKDILQEGKKLFFPDGISPKGCETDFEFEVWDFKQNHLTDDTCQSIGNMYEAARLTMLRFYIATKPKDPEEDASETSEVVFVSESSGSDSNPLQVGEVRGNFDEVITGSEISDDPEITFGPIFDAEEDTEDTLVYEGFLVPLSPPNSENVITITIRHTDTLRDMITAFSDAEILRKTLNVKRILPDNTEEPGTGSGILRDVLTCFWHEFYERCTLGATVKVPFIRHDFPAEKWKAVGRILLKGYEECQYFPNKLAIPFLEQVLFNGVYSDLKAHFLQFVSSQECDVLMEAVKNFSAVDLDDLVEVLDSYGCRKRITAETLPTILDEIAHKELVQKPMFVIDCWREIINPHISLSPEALTKLFSELQPTSKKCASS, encoded by the exons ATGGTGGATATAAGTGATTTTTTGCGTGGCCGAGGGGTCCCCGAAGATGCTGTTTTATTAATGGAAGAGCAGAAg ATTGACTGTGACGTCATAGCACTGATGGATGATGCAACTTTGGCAAACTACATTCCCTCGTACGGAGACCGAATTGCCCTCTTCAATTTCTGCAAAAGCAAGCAACcactgtcaaaaagaaaactaggACTTCTGCAAAAACTTCGTGAGAAAATGAAAACCAGAAAAGAAAGTCCAAAGGAGAACACCTCACATACAGATGCAGGAATAAGACAGACAAAGAAGCAAAAAGCAACACGAAATGTTGAGATAGGATGGATACATAGTGATGGAAAAGTAGCCAAACAGGTGAGAGCGAAACAGGGAGGTGGCACTAGAAAAATTCAAATGGCCACTGATGCTGGATTAAAAGATATTCTTCAAGAAggaaagaaacttttttttcctgatggcATATCTCCTAAGGGATGTGAAACAGATTTTGAGTTTGAGGTTTGGGACTTTAAACAGAACCACCTTACTGATGATACCTGCCAGTCTATTGGCAATATGTATGAGGCAGCGAGACTGACAATGTTACGCTTCTACATCGCAACAAAACCAAAAGATCCTGAAGAAGATGCCAGCGAGACATCTGAAGTGGTGTTTGTCTCAGAAAGCAGTGGCAGTGATAGTAATCCATTGCAAGTGGGGGAAGTCAGGGGTAATTTTGATGAAGTCATCACTGGTTCAGAAATTTCAGATGATCCAGAAATAACTTTTGGGCCAATTTTTGATGCTGAAGAAGATACAGAAGACACATTAGTCTATGAGGGTTTTCTTGTACCCCTCAGTCCACCTAATTCAGAGAACGTAATAACAATCACCATACGTCATACTGACACTTTACGTGACATGATTACTGCTTTCTCTGATGCAGAGATTTtgagaaaaacactgaatgtgAAGCGCATACTTCCAGACAACACAGAAGAACCAGGCACTGGATCAGGAATACTAAGAGATGTACTCACATGCTTCTGGCATGAATTTTATGAGCGATGCACCCTAGGTGCAACAGTTAAAGTGCCATTCATTCGCCATGATTTTCCTGCTGAAAAATGGAAGGCAGTTGGGCGAATACTCTTGAAAGGTTATGAAGAATGTCAGTATTTTCCAAATAAACTTGCAATCCCTTTTCTGGAGCAAGTGCTTTTCAATGGTGTTTACAGTGATCTTAAAGCACACTTTCTACAGTTTGTCAGCAGCCAAGAATGTGATGTTTTGATGGAAGCAGTAAAAAATTTCTCTGCAGTTGACTTGGATGATCTTGTGGAAGTTCTTGACAGCTATGGCTGTAGAAAAAGAATCACTGCTGAGACTCTTCCTACAATCCTTGATGAAATAGCACACAAAGAACTTGTCCAAAAACCAATGTTTGTTATTGACTGCTGGAGGGAGATCATCAACCCCCATATCTCCCTCAGTCCGGAGGCACTGACCAAGTTATTCTCTGAACTGCAACCAACTTCAAAAAAGTGTGCCAGCTCCTGA